In Streptomyces sp. NBC_01707, a genomic segment contains:
- a CDS encoding MFS transporter, with protein sequence MTVDDTRTEPQSRVGGGWIGGLVLANLGLYMAFLTPIQVLLAEQIDDLTTSGKEVALGWATGVGALVAVVANPVAGALSDRTVGRFGRRHPWIVGGALVGAVGLVVTAAQTTVVGVALGWCLAQLGLNAMLAGTNAVVPDQVPVRQRAAVSGFIGIPQTLGLVLGVLLVSVVVTGIASGYLMLAGLVVLCAVPFVLLTRDPAVPGIPASAVRLKDFWVSPRLHPDFGWAWLTRFLVQLGNAIGTLYLLYFLKDAVHYPDPDMGVLYLTLLYTGGVVVTAVAGGIVSDRLGKRKMMVSVCSMVMAVGSLLLTFWHTWPAAMGAAVLLGLGYGIYVAVDQALITQVLPTAEDRAKDLGVINVANSAPQVLGPALAAPIVAYAGGYAGLYLASTVVTVVGGVLVWRIRSVR encoded by the coding sequence ATGACCGTGGACGACACCCGAACGGAACCGCAGTCCCGCGTCGGCGGCGGCTGGATCGGTGGTCTGGTGCTGGCCAACCTGGGCCTGTACATGGCTTTCCTCACCCCGATCCAGGTCCTGCTGGCCGAGCAGATCGACGATCTGACGACGTCCGGCAAGGAGGTGGCGCTCGGCTGGGCGACCGGTGTCGGGGCGTTGGTCGCGGTGGTCGCCAACCCGGTCGCCGGTGCGCTGTCGGACCGGACGGTCGGGAGATTCGGGCGACGTCATCCATGGATCGTGGGCGGCGCGCTGGTGGGTGCGGTCGGTCTGGTGGTGACGGCGGCGCAGACGACCGTGGTCGGGGTGGCGCTGGGCTGGTGTCTCGCGCAGCTGGGGCTGAACGCGATGCTGGCGGGCACGAATGCGGTGGTTCCGGACCAGGTGCCGGTGCGACAGCGGGCGGCGGTGTCCGGATTCATCGGGATACCGCAGACGCTGGGGCTGGTCCTCGGCGTGCTGCTGGTGTCGGTGGTGGTGACCGGGATCGCCTCGGGGTATCTGATGCTGGCGGGTCTGGTGGTGCTGTGTGCGGTGCCGTTCGTGCTGCTGACACGTGATCCGGCGGTGCCCGGGATTCCGGCGTCGGCGGTGCGGCTGAAGGACTTCTGGGTGAGTCCGCGGCTGCATCCGGACTTCGGCTGGGCGTGGCTGACCCGGTTCCTCGTCCAGCTGGGCAATGCGATCGGCACGCTGTATCTGCTGTATTTCCTCAAGGATGCGGTGCACTACCCGGACCCGGACATGGGTGTGCTGTATCTGACGCTGCTCTACACCGGCGGTGTGGTGGTGACCGCGGTGGCGGGCGGCATCGTCTCGGACCGGCTGGGCAAGCGGAAGATGATGGTCAGCGTCTGTTCGATGGTGATGGCGGTGGGTTCGCTGCTGCTGACGTTCTGGCACACCTGGCCGGCGGCGATGGGCGCGGCGGTGCTGCTCGGGCTCGGCTACGGGATCTACGTGGCGGTCGACCAGGCGCTGATCACCCAGGTCCTGCCGACGGCCGAGGACCGGGCGAAGGACCTGGGGGTGATCAATGTCGCCAACTCCGCGCCCCAGGTGCTCGGTCCGGCGCTGGCCGCGCCGATCGTGGCGTACGCGGGTGGCTACGCGGGGCTGTACCTGGCGTCCACCGTGGTGACTGTGGTGGGCGGAGTGCTGGTGTGGCGGATCAGGTCAGTCCGCTGA
- a CDS encoding GNAT family N-acetyltransferase: MTPEPLELTVRPLAGPDELGLFRRLLYVLDHELADDLAAGRRRPEWLWVALRGDRVVARAGWWSQGGDVPLALDFFDVDDTLPEPERTETGVRLLEAATAAVVPAGVPRPEYGRFVPPDWREDPVARDVVEARIRVMERTGARMLVERLRLEWRAGTPVPADTGRLRFRPVAGREDLLALMTPVMEGTLDAHGQEDLASGLSARKAAEKHYDEELAEYTTPREWWRIAELPGGEPVGFVIPARNSYNPIIAYIGVLPAQRGRGHIDELLAEGTRVLAAQDGVERIRAATDLGNVPMAKSFERLGYVNFERAFNMVWDPA; this comes from the coding sequence GTGACCCCTGAACCACTGGAGCTGACTGTCCGTCCGCTCGCCGGGCCCGACGAACTCGGGCTCTTCCGCCGCCTGTTGTACGTCCTCGACCACGAACTGGCCGACGACCTCGCCGCCGGGCGCCGCCGCCCGGAGTGGCTGTGGGTGGCGCTGCGCGGCGACCGGGTGGTGGCGCGGGCCGGCTGGTGGAGCCAGGGCGGGGACGTACCGCTGGCGCTCGACTTCTTCGACGTCGACGACACGCTGCCGGAGCCCGAGCGCACCGAGACAGGTGTGCGGCTGCTGGAGGCGGCGACGGCGGCCGTCGTTCCCGCCGGGGTCCCGCGGCCGGAGTACGGACGTTTCGTACCGCCGGACTGGCGTGAGGACCCGGTGGCCCGCGACGTCGTCGAGGCCCGGATCCGGGTGATGGAGCGCACCGGTGCGCGCATGCTGGTCGAGCGGCTGCGCCTGGAGTGGCGGGCGGGTACACCGGTCCCGGCCGACACCGGCCGGCTGCGCTTCCGTCCCGTGGCCGGGCGCGAGGATCTGCTCGCGCTGATGACTCCGGTGATGGAAGGCACCCTCGACGCGCACGGCCAGGAGGACCTCGCGTCGGGCCTGTCCGCGCGCAAGGCGGCGGAGAAGCACTACGACGAGGAGCTCGCGGAGTACACCACCCCGCGGGAGTGGTGGCGGATCGCCGAACTCCCCGGCGGTGAGCCGGTCGGGTTCGTGATCCCGGCCCGCAACAGCTACAACCCGATCATCGCGTACATCGGTGTGCTGCCGGCACAGCGCGGTCGCGGCCACATCGACGAGTTGCTCGCCGAGGGCACGCGGGTGCTCGCCGCGCAGGACGGCGTGGAGCGGATCCGGGCCGCGACGGACCTCGGCAACGTGCCGATGGCGAAGTCGTTCGAGCGCCTGGGGTACGTCAACTTCGAGCGCGCGTTCAACATGGTCTGGGACCCGGCATAA
- the treZ gene encoding malto-oligosyltrehalose trehalohydrolase encodes MLFEVWAPEADSVGLRLAGALLPMTRDEVRTGWWTADAEATDGDRYGFVLDDGPVLPDPRSRRQPDGPDGESAVVDQEAYPWRAGWTGRGLPGAVLYELHIGTYTEEGTFDAAAARLPHLAELGITHVSLMPVCPFPGTHGWGYEGVSLWAVHEPYGGPDGLKRFVDTAHGLGLAVLLDVVHNHLGPSGNYLPAFGPYFTETHHTPWGAAVNLDAAGSDEVRGYLLGSALGWLRDYRLDGLRLDAVHALADTRALTFLEELSTAVDALAAELGRPLALIAESDLCDPRTTTPRAEGGIGLHAQWNDDFHHALHTALTGESQGYYADFATAPMAAVAKTVTSAFFHNGTYSAFRGRTHGRPVDTVRTPATRFVGYAQTHDQIGNRALGDRLSATLSPGLLACAAALVLTGPFTPMLFMGEEWGARTPWQFFTDHTDAALAEAVRNGRRREFAAHGWAADDIPDPQDPATRDRSCLDWTEPEREPHARLHAWYRELIALRRTVPDLSDPDLAAVKTAHDEQGRWLAYRRGDLRIAVNLDEKPATIPLGGGRNRTGMGRVLAAWEPVAAPDADGLLHLPPESSVVLADD; translated from the coding sequence ATGCTGTTCGAGGTATGGGCACCTGAGGCGGACTCGGTCGGCCTGCGACTGGCGGGCGCACTGCTGCCGATGACGCGTGACGAGGTACGAACGGGCTGGTGGACGGCCGATGCGGAGGCCACGGACGGCGACCGGTACGGCTTCGTCCTCGACGACGGCCCCGTGCTGCCCGACCCGCGTTCGCGCCGCCAGCCCGACGGCCCGGACGGCGAGAGCGCCGTCGTCGACCAGGAGGCGTATCCCTGGCGCGCCGGGTGGACGGGACGCGGGCTGCCGGGCGCCGTCCTGTACGAGCTGCACATCGGTACGTACACCGAGGAGGGCACCTTCGACGCTGCCGCGGCGCGCCTGCCGCACCTCGCCGAGCTGGGCATCACGCATGTGTCTCTGATGCCCGTCTGCCCGTTCCCCGGCACTCACGGGTGGGGGTACGAAGGGGTGTCGCTGTGGGCCGTGCACGAACCGTACGGCGGCCCGGACGGGCTGAAGCGCTTTGTCGACACGGCGCACGGGCTCGGCCTCGCGGTGCTCCTCGACGTGGTCCACAACCACCTGGGCCCGTCCGGCAACTACCTCCCGGCGTTCGGCCCGTACTTCACCGAGACCCACCACACACCGTGGGGCGCCGCGGTCAACCTCGACGCCGCCGGCTCGGACGAGGTCCGCGGGTATCTGCTCGGCAGCGCGCTCGGCTGGCTGCGCGACTACCGGCTCGACGGGCTGCGGCTCGACGCCGTCCACGCCCTCGCCGACACCCGGGCCCTCACCTTCCTGGAGGAGCTGTCCACGGCGGTCGACGCACTCGCCGCGGAACTCGGCCGTCCACTGGCCCTGATCGCCGAGTCCGATCTCTGCGACCCGCGCACCACGACGCCGCGCGCGGAGGGCGGGATCGGACTGCACGCCCAATGGAACGACGACTTCCACCACGCCCTGCACACGGCCCTGACCGGCGAGTCCCAGGGTTACTACGCCGACTTCGCAACCGCCCCGATGGCCGCCGTCGCCAAGACCGTGACCAGCGCCTTCTTCCACAACGGCACGTACTCCGCCTTCCGCGGCCGCACGCACGGCCGCCCCGTCGACACCGTCCGCACACCGGCCACCCGATTCGTCGGCTACGCACAGACCCATGACCAGATCGGCAACCGGGCACTCGGCGACCGGCTCTCCGCCACGCTCTCCCCCGGTCTGCTGGCCTGCGCGGCGGCACTGGTTCTGACCGGCCCGTTCACCCCGATGCTGTTCATGGGAGAGGAGTGGGGTGCCCGCACCCCCTGGCAGTTCTTCACCGACCACACCGATGCGGCGCTCGCCGAGGCGGTACGCAACGGCAGGCGTCGGGAGTTCGCGGCGCACGGCTGGGCGGCGGACGACATCCCGGACCCGCAGGACCCGGCCACCCGCGACCGCTCCTGCCTGGACTGGACCGAACCGGAACGCGAACCGCATGCCCGCCTCCACGCCTGGTACCGCGAACTGATCGCGCTGCGCCGCACCGTGCCCGACCTGTCGGATCCGGATCTGGCCGCGGTGAAGACCGCCCACGACGAGCAGGGACGCTGGCTGGCGTACCGCAGGGGCGACCTGCGGATCGCGGTCAACCTCGACGAGAAGCCCGCCACGATCCCGCTCGGCGGTGGACGGAACCGGACCGGCATGGGCAGGGTGCTGGCCGCCTGGGAACCGGTGGCCGCGCCGGACGCGGACGGCCTGCTGCACCTGCCGCCGGAGTCGAGCGTGGTACTCGCCGACGACTGA
- a CDS encoding aminopeptidase P family protein, which produces MSSPNQPVPFIADDYRARMARAAESAAEAGLAGVLVAPGPDLVHLTGYRPVNTERLTLLVLRAGEDPVLVVPTLEAPDAEQAVGSPALTLRDWTDGKDPYSVAAPLLDADGRFGISDNAWAMHLLGLQQFLPGTSYVSLTEALPMLRAVKDAAELERLAAAGAAADATYEEILKVRFSGRKETDVAADLAALLKQFGQSQVDFTVVGSGPNGANPHHEAGDRTIERGDMVVLDFGGLKHGYGSDTSRTVHVGEPTAEEQRVHDIVREAQEAGCRAVRPGIACQEIDRAARAVITEFGYGERFIHRTGHGIGVTTHEPPYMIEGEEQLLVPGMCFSVEPGIYLPGRFGVRIEDIVTVTDEGGRRLNTTARELAVVE; this is translated from the coding sequence ATGTCCAGCCCGAACCAGCCCGTGCCGTTCATCGCCGACGACTACCGGGCGAGGATGGCGCGGGCCGCCGAGTCCGCCGCCGAAGCCGGGCTCGCAGGCGTCCTCGTCGCACCGGGCCCGGACCTCGTCCACCTCACCGGCTACCGGCCCGTGAACACCGAACGCCTCACGCTCCTCGTCCTCAGGGCGGGCGAGGACCCGGTGCTCGTCGTCCCCACCCTGGAGGCGCCGGACGCCGAGCAGGCCGTCGGTTCCCCGGCCCTGACCCTGCGCGACTGGACCGACGGCAAGGACCCGTACTCCGTGGCCGCCCCGCTGCTCGACGCGGACGGCCGGTTCGGGATCAGCGACAACGCCTGGGCGATGCATCTGCTCGGGCTGCAGCAGTTCCTCCCCGGCACCTCGTACGTCTCCCTCACCGAGGCGCTGCCGATGCTGCGGGCGGTCAAGGACGCGGCCGAGCTGGAACGCCTCGCCGCGGCCGGGGCCGCCGCCGACGCCACGTACGAGGAGATCCTGAAGGTCCGCTTCTCCGGCCGCAAGGAGACCGACGTCGCCGCCGATCTCGCCGCACTGCTGAAGCAGTTCGGGCAGTCGCAGGTCGACTTCACCGTCGTCGGCTCCGGCCCGAACGGCGCCAACCCCCACCACGAGGCGGGCGACCGCACCATCGAGCGCGGCGACATGGTGGTGCTCGACTTCGGCGGCCTCAAGCACGGCTACGGCTCCGACACCTCCCGCACGGTCCATGTCGGCGAACCCACCGCCGAGGAGCAGCGGGTGCACGACATCGTGCGGGAGGCGCAGGAGGCCGGCTGCCGCGCCGTCCGGCCAGGTATCGCCTGCCAGGAGATCGACCGGGCGGCGCGCGCCGTCATCACCGAATTCGGTTACGGCGAGCGCTTCATCCACCGCACCGGCCACGGCATCGGCGTCACCACCCATGAACCCCCGTACATGATCGAGGGCGAGGAGCAGCTGCTGGTGCCCGGGATGTGCTTCTCCGTGGAGCCCGGGATCTATCTGCCGGGCCGGTTCGGCGTGCGCATCGAGGACATCGTGACCGTCACCGACGAGGGCGGGCGGCGGCTGAACACCACCGCGCGCGAGCTGGCGGTCGTCGAGTAG
- a CDS encoding nucleoside/nucleotide kinase family protein yields MQTSDVGELSARARRLAVPGRRRILGIAGPPGAGKSTLAERLVDGLGGLAVLVPMDGFHLAQAELDRLGRAGRKGAPDTFDAGGYAALLRRLRTPGEQGPVYAPVFDRALEEPIAGAVPVPPDTPLVVTEGNYLLHDDGPWAPVRRLLDEVWFLDLDPDVRVRRLVDRHVRFGKSRPYAERWVAESDETNARLVDRGRDRADLVVRLRPAV; encoded by the coding sequence ATGCAGACGAGTGACGTCGGTGAACTGTCGGCCCGCGCACGCCGGCTCGCCGTCCCCGGCCGCCGCCGCATCCTCGGCATCGCGGGGCCGCCCGGCGCCGGGAAGTCCACGCTCGCCGAACGGCTGGTCGACGGGCTCGGCGGGCTGGCCGTCCTGGTCCCGATGGACGGCTTCCATCTCGCGCAGGCCGAACTGGACCGCCTCGGCCGCGCCGGCCGCAAGGGCGCCCCCGACACCTTCGACGCGGGCGGATACGCCGCCCTGCTCCGACGCCTGCGCACGCCCGGGGAGCAGGGACCGGTCTACGCCCCGGTTTTCGACCGAGCCCTGGAGGAGCCGATCGCCGGGGCCGTTCCCGTACCCCCGGACACCCCGCTCGTCGTGACCGAAGGCAACTACCTCCTCCATGACGACGGGCCGTGGGCTCCGGTGCGCCGGCTGCTCGACGAGGTCTGGTTCCTGGATCTCGACCCGGACGTCAGGGTCCGCCGACTCGTCGACCGCCATGTGCGGTTCGGCAAGTCCCGGCCGTACGCCGAGCGCTGGGTCGCCGAGTCGGACGAGACCAACGCCCGGCTCGTCGACCGTGGCCGGGACCGGGCCGACCTCGTCGTACGTCTGCGACCCGCCGTCTGA
- a CDS encoding PaaI family thioesterase: MGRSRTYEWEDPAISAATVGRTTGLEFVREIATGRLPGPPIAATLDFTLDEAEHGRVVFSLVPGEEHYNPIGSVHGGVYATLLDSAAGCAVQSTLPQGMGYTSLDLTVKFLRPVTVDTGRIRAVGTVVSSGRRTALAEARLLDEKDRLLAHATSTCMLFPLPAS, translated from the coding sequence ATGGGACGCTCACGTACATACGAATGGGAAGATCCGGCGATCTCGGCGGCCACCGTCGGACGGACCACGGGTCTGGAGTTCGTGCGCGAGATCGCCACCGGACGGCTGCCCGGCCCGCCGATCGCCGCCACCCTGGACTTCACTCTCGACGAAGCCGAGCACGGACGGGTGGTGTTCTCGCTGGTCCCGGGCGAGGAGCACTACAACCCCATCGGCAGCGTGCACGGCGGGGTCTACGCCACACTGCTGGACTCGGCCGCCGGCTGCGCGGTCCAGTCCACCCTGCCGCAGGGCATGGGGTACACCTCGCTCGACCTGACCGTGAAGTTCCTGCGCCCCGTCACCGTCGACACCGGCAGGATCCGCGCCGTCGGCACGGTCGTCAGCAGCGGCCGCCGCACCGCTCTCGCCGAGGCCCGGCTCCTCGACGAGAAGGACCGCCTCCTCGCCCACGCCACCAGTACCTGCATGCTGTTTCCGCTGCCGGCGTCCTGA
- a CDS encoding aldo/keto reductase has translation MKQRFLGRTGLQVSELCLGTMTFTRAGDEAAAHRVLDTFTEAGGTFIDTADMYDRGGSEEVLGRWLKGRDRDDLVIATKVWGQMGDGANDGGLSRKHILSAVEASLRRLNTEYIDLYQTHLWDATTPIEETLATLDTLVKSGKVRYLGASNLAPSQLQKSLDLASRRDWTPYVCLQPLYNLLHREVEWELAPLSVQEGVGIIPWSPLDGGWLSGKYRRGMTEAPAGSRAAVRQENGSDDWRLRDNEETWGVVDAVVAVAEEAGRTPAQVALRWLLGRPGITAPIIGARTVEQLTDNLGAVGWELTAEQAARLDGASARPLPYPYATLERLSNRGGS, from the coding sequence ATGAAGCAGCGATTTCTCGGCAGGACCGGACTCCAGGTCAGCGAACTGTGCCTGGGCACCATGACGTTCACCAGGGCGGGCGACGAAGCGGCCGCCCACCGCGTTCTCGACACGTTCACCGAGGCGGGCGGCACCTTCATCGACACCGCGGACATGTACGACCGCGGCGGCTCGGAGGAGGTGCTCGGCCGCTGGCTGAAGGGCCGCGATCGCGACGATCTCGTCATCGCGACCAAGGTGTGGGGTCAGATGGGCGACGGCGCGAACGACGGGGGGCTGAGCCGCAAGCACATCCTCTCCGCCGTCGAGGCGAGTCTGCGCCGCCTGAACACGGAGTACATCGACCTGTACCAGACCCATCTGTGGGACGCGACGACGCCGATCGAGGAGACCCTCGCCACGCTCGACACACTGGTGAAGTCCGGCAAGGTCCGCTATCTCGGCGCGAGCAATCTCGCCCCCTCCCAGCTCCAGAAGTCCCTGGACCTCGCGAGCCGGCGCGACTGGACGCCGTACGTGTGCCTCCAGCCGCTCTACAACCTGCTGCACCGCGAGGTGGAGTGGGAGCTGGCCCCGCTGAGCGTCCAGGAGGGCGTCGGAATCATCCCGTGGTCCCCGCTGGACGGCGGCTGGCTCTCCGGCAAGTACCGGCGCGGCATGACCGAGGCGCCCGCCGGCTCCCGCGCGGCCGTCCGGCAGGAGAACGGGAGCGACGACTGGCGGCTCCGGGACAACGAGGAGACCTGGGGCGTCGTGGACGCCGTCGTCGCCGTCGCCGAGGAGGCCGGCCGCACACCCGCCCAGGTCGCGCTGCGCTGGCTGCTCGGACGGCCGGGGATCACCGCCCCCATCATCGGGGCCCGTACGGTCGAACAGCTGACCGACAATCTCGGCGCCGTGGGCTGGGAACTGACGGCCGAGCAGGCGGCGCGGCTCGACGGGGCGAGCGCGCGGCCGCTGCCGTATCCGTACGCGACCCTGGAGCGCCTCAGCAACCGCGGCGGTTCGTGA
- a CDS encoding VOC family protein, which translates to MSHIALVTLVVRDYDEAISFYTDALGFELLEDTDRGDGSRWVVVRPRGAGEGTGLLLARAKGDDQGSRVGAQTGGRVGFFLHTEDFAADHARMQAAGVHFLEEPRHEPYGSVAVFEDLYGNRWDLLQPA; encoded by the coding sequence ATGTCACACATCGCCCTGGTCACCCTGGTCGTCCGCGACTACGACGAGGCCATCTCGTTCTACACGGACGCGCTCGGCTTCGAGCTCCTGGAGGACACCGACCGCGGGGACGGCTCCCGCTGGGTCGTCGTCCGGCCGCGCGGCGCGGGAGAGGGAACGGGGCTCCTGCTGGCCCGCGCGAAGGGCGACGACCAGGGAAGCCGTGTCGGCGCACAGACCGGCGGCCGGGTCGGCTTCTTCCTGCACACCGAGGACTTCGCGGCCGACCATGCGCGGATGCAGGCGGCCGGAGTGCACTTCCTGGAGGAGCCGCGCCACGAACCGTACGGCTCGGTCGCGGTCTTCGAGGACCTGTACGGCAATCGCTGGGACCTGCTGCAGCCCGCGTGA
- a CDS encoding GH1 family beta-glucosidase, with product MTVPTFPPGFLWGASASAFQTEGAADADGKGPSGWDAFAAQPGRIKDGTDTSRGTGFHERYREDVALLAGLGADAFRFSVSWPRVVPGGSGAVNPAGLDFYDRLVDELCAHGITPAPTLYHWDTPLPLDEAGGWLNRDTAYRFAEYAGIVAERLADRVPMWITINEPAEVTMLGYALGEHAPGRTLLFDALPAAHHQLLAHGLGVRALRAAGAAQIGVAVSHAPVWTAGESEEDRFGAELYDTLTNWMFADPILTGRYPDENFAALMPGPVEDDLRTISTPLDWYGVNYYNPTLVGAPRADALETFSGFGMPAELPFGIREIEGYEKTDFGWPVVPDGLRETLVQLQARYGDRLPPLYITENGCAVDEAVTDTRRIAFLEGHLGALRTAIDAGVDVRGYFTWSLTDNVEWIEGASKRFGLVHIDYETLRRTPKESYAWYRDVIRSQKAARAAESAD from the coding sequence ATGACTGTGCCGACGTTCCCGCCGGGATTCCTCTGGGGAGCCTCCGCCTCCGCCTTCCAGACCGAAGGAGCGGCCGACGCCGACGGCAAGGGCCCGTCCGGATGGGACGCCTTCGCCGCCCAGCCGGGACGGATCAAGGACGGCACCGACACCAGCCGCGGCACCGGTTTCCACGAGCGCTACCGCGAGGACGTCGCCCTGCTGGCCGGCCTCGGGGCCGACGCCTTCCGGTTCTCCGTCAGCTGGCCGCGCGTGGTGCCGGGCGGCAGCGGCGCCGTCAACCCGGCAGGGCTCGACTTCTACGACCGGCTCGTCGACGAACTCTGTGCCCACGGCATCACCCCGGCCCCCACCCTCTACCACTGGGACACCCCGCTGCCGCTCGACGAGGCGGGCGGCTGGCTCAACCGGGACACCGCCTACCGCTTCGCCGAGTACGCGGGCATCGTCGCCGAGCGGCTCGCCGACCGCGTACCCATGTGGATCACCATCAACGAACCCGCCGAAGTGACCATGCTCGGCTATGCGTTGGGTGAGCACGCCCCGGGCCGGACCCTCCTCTTCGACGCGCTGCCCGCCGCCCACCACCAGCTCCTCGCCCACGGTCTGGGCGTCCGTGCGCTGCGGGCGGCCGGCGCCGCCCAGATCGGCGTCGCCGTTTCGCACGCCCCCGTCTGGACCGCGGGGGAGTCGGAGGAGGACCGGTTCGGTGCCGAGCTGTACGACACGCTCACCAACTGGATGTTCGCCGACCCGATCCTCACCGGCCGCTACCCCGACGAGAACTTCGCCGCGCTGATGCCCGGACCGGTCGAGGACGACCTCAGGACGATCTCCACCCCGCTCGACTGGTACGGGGTCAACTACTACAACCCCACCCTCGTCGGCGCCCCCAGGGCGGACGCCCTCGAAACGTTCTCCGGTTTCGGGATGCCCGCCGAACTCCCCTTCGGCATCCGCGAGATCGAGGGATACGAGAAGACCGACTTCGGCTGGCCCGTCGTCCCCGACGGACTGCGTGAAACCCTCGTCCAGCTGCAGGCCCGCTACGGCGACCGGCTCCCTCCCCTCTACATCACCGAGAACGGCTGCGCCGTCGACGAGGCCGTCACCGACACCCGCCGGATCGCCTTCCTCGAAGGCCACCTGGGCGCGCTGCGCACCGCGATCGACGCGGGCGTCGACGTCCGCGGCTACTTCACCTGGTCGCTGACCGACAACGTCGAGTGGATCGAGGGCGCCAGCAAGCGATTCGGCCTCGTCCACATCGACTACGAGACGCTGCGCCGGACCCCCAAGGAGTCGTACGCCTGGTACCGCGACGTCATCCGCAGCCAGAAGGCCGCACGGGCCGCGGAGTCAGCGGACTGA
- a CDS encoding GNAT family N-acetyltransferase has translation MTDLVVRALTESDAHLFRTLQDPGLVGRAPFGHSYATVREGGEYRPEWTWVALRDGVVVARAAWWSGPDDTEPVLLNWFDFADGEDEAGSELLRRATLHAEYELMLPADWRERPDVTAAAESRIAAARAAGMEPLVERYRYEWTPECGLPERPGRLVFRPEPDDAVILDVLRRVHSVTLDAHARRAIEGPGGLEQAAQEELDFFHWCPSPRSWWQLACTPGGEVAGIQVPARNPGGPCIGFIGVVPEQRGHGYGYDLLVECTHFLAAEGAEFIAGATDRGNAPMAAAFARAGHRVVQERIHLV, from the coding sequence ATGACCGATCTGGTCGTTCGCGCGCTCACCGAGAGCGACGCACATCTTTTCCGCACCCTGCAGGACCCCGGTCTCGTCGGCCGCGCCCCCTTCGGCCACAGCTATGCCACGGTGCGCGAGGGCGGCGAGTACCGCCCCGAGTGGACCTGGGTCGCTCTGCGCGACGGTGTCGTCGTGGCCAGGGCCGCCTGGTGGTCGGGGCCCGATGACACCGAGCCGGTGCTGCTCAACTGGTTCGACTTCGCCGACGGCGAGGACGAGGCGGGCAGCGAACTGCTGCGCCGCGCAACGCTGCACGCCGAGTACGAGCTGATGCTGCCCGCCGACTGGCGGGAGCGGCCCGATGTCACGGCCGCCGCCGAGTCCAGGATCGCCGCCGCCCGCGCGGCCGGTATGGAGCCGCTGGTGGAGCGATACCGGTACGAGTGGACGCCGGAGTGCGGGCTGCCCGAGCGGCCCGGCCGGCTCGTGTTCCGCCCGGAGCCGGACGACGCGGTGATCCTCGATGTGTTGCGCCGGGTCCACTCCGTCACGCTGGACGCGCACGCCCGGCGGGCCATCGAGGGCCCCGGCGGACTGGAGCAGGCGGCGCAGGAGGAGCTCGACTTCTTCCACTGGTGCCCCTCCCCGCGCTCCTGGTGGCAGCTGGCGTGCACCCCCGGCGGCGAGGTGGCCGGCATCCAGGTGCCGGCCCGTAACCCGGGCGGTCCGTGCATCGGCTTCATCGGCGTCGTGCCCGAACAGCGTGGCCACGGCTACGGGTACGACCTGCTCGTCGAGTGCACGCACTTCCTGGCGGCCGAGGGCGCCGAGTTCATCGCGGGCGCCACCGACCGGGGCAATGCGCCGATGGCGGCCGCGTTCGCCCGGGCCGGCCACCGGGTCGTACAGGAACGCATCCATCTGGTGTGA
- a CDS encoding helix-turn-helix domain-containing protein, with translation MKWLEMSTENCTVQRTLDVVGEKWTLLILRDAFNGVRRFDDFRRHVGLSEAVLAGRLRKLVAAGVLATVPYQEQGSRTRHEYRLTRKGRDLWPVLVALRQWGEAYVADADGPVLDIRHSDCGAPVQVVVECSGEHAALTPAEVTVLPGPAARPHG, from the coding sequence ATGAAGTGGCTGGAGATGAGCACGGAGAACTGCACGGTCCAGCGCACCCTCGACGTGGTCGGCGAGAAGTGGACGCTGCTGATCCTGCGTGACGCCTTCAACGGGGTGCGCCGCTTCGACGACTTCCGCCGGCATGTGGGGCTCTCGGAGGCGGTCCTGGCCGGCCGGCTCCGCAAGCTGGTCGCGGCCGGGGTCCTGGCGACGGTCCCGTACCAGGAGCAGGGCAGCCGGACCCGGCACGAATATCGACTGACCCGCAAGGGCCGGGATCTGTGGCCCGTTCTCGTGGCGCTCAGGCAGTGGGGCGAGGCCTACGTCGCCGATGCCGACGGGCCGGTCCTGGACATCCGGCACAGCGATTGCGGCGCCCCGGTGCAGGTCGTGGTCGAGTGTTCCGGTGAACATGCCGCGCTCACCCCGGCCGAGGTCACGGTCCTGCCCGGACCCGCGGCCAGGCCGCACGGCTGA